GATTCTCGAGATCGGCGCCGATGCCGCCGAGAATGCCGAAGATCAACTGCAGGAAGACCGGCGGCCGGAACCAGCCGCGATCGAGGCAATGGGCGAGATTGTAGAGGTGGCCGACATCGTAGCATTCGTGCTCGAACTTGGTGCCGTGCCCCTCGCCGAGCAGCTTGTAGATGCGCTCGATGTCGCCAAAGGTGTTGCGGAAGATGAAATCCTTGGTTCCCGCGAGATAGGGCTGCTCCCAGGGATGCTTCCAGTCGCTGTATTTCTCCGCCAGCGGATGCAGCGCGAAGTTCATCGAGCCCATGTTGAGCGAGCACATTTCGGGCGCGGCCTTGAGCGGCGCCGCGAGGCGCTCCTCGACGGTCATGGTCAGGCCGCCGCCGGTGGTGATGTTCACCACGGCATCGGTCGCCTGCTTGATCCGCGGCAGGAACTCCATGAACACCGCCGGGTCCGGCGTCGGGCGGCCGTCTTTCGGATCGCGCGCGTGCAGGTGCAGGATCGCCGCTCCGGCTTCCGCCGCCGCGATCGCCTGGCTCGCGATCTCGTCGGGGGTGATCGGGAGGTGGTCCGACATGGTCGGCGTATGGATGCCGCCGGTGATCGCGCAGGTGATGATGACCTTGCTCATCGAGCTCTCTTTCCTCGCTACGGTCAGGCTGGCAGGATTGCCACGGCGCGCGTCCAGCCGGCCGAGCCGTTGCGGACCTTCACCGGCAGGCAGCTGATGGTGAAGCCTGTCGCCGGCAGCGCTTCGAGATTGTGCAGCTTCTCGATCTGGCAGTAGCCGGCCTCGCGCCCCGCCTTATGGCCTTCCCAGATCAACGAGGCGTCGCCGGTCTCGGCGAAGCGGCGGGCGGTGTGGCTGAACGGCGCATCCCAGCTCCAGCCATCGGTGCCGACCACCTTGATGCCCTGCCGCACCAGATGCAGCGTCGCCTCGCGGCCAAAGCCGCAGCCGGAATCGACATAGTCGGCCTCACCATAGCGGGCGCCCGCCCTTGTGTTGGCGATGACGATCTCCAGCGGGCTGAGTCTGTGGCCGATCCGTGCCAGCTCGGCGTCGATCTCGGCGGGGCTGACGACATGCCCGTCCGGCAGATGGCGGAAGTCGAGCTTCACGCCCGGCTGCAGGAACCAGTCGAGCGGACATTCGTCGATCCGGAGCGCCGGCGCGCCACCATCCTGCGTCGGGTGGTAGTGCCAGGGCGCGTCGACATGGGTGCCGTTATGGGTCGAGATCGTCGCGAGCTCGACCGCCCAGCCCATGCCGTCCGGAAGCTGCTCGGGCTTCAGGCCTGGAAATGCCGCCGCGATGTCCGTCGCCGTCGCTTCATGCGTGCGATAGTCGATCCTGACCTTCTGGAAGGGCGGATCGGCGGGGACGTCGTTCTCGAGCGGAATCGACAGGTCGACGAGGCGGCCAGGCAGCATGCCGGTGTGTCCTCCCTTGACGCGTGTTCTCTGAGGTTCGAATTTGGACGAACGTCCGACCTATAGCAAGCCCGCGGCTTTCTGGTAAGAGCGGGTTCGCTGGGATTTCCGGAGGACCCGATGTCCGCGATGCCGACGCGCGACCGCATTCTCGACGCTGCTGAACGGCTCTTCGCCGAGCGCGGCGGTGCCGACGGCGCATCCATGCGCGATCTTGCGGCTGCGGCGGGTGTGCGGCTCTCGCAGCTCAGCTATCATTTCGGCTCGAAGGAGGCGCTTTACCGCGCCGTCTTCGCCCGCCGGGCGCATGCTTTGGCATTGGCGCGTGCCCAGGCGCTCGGCGAAGCGCTGGCCCGGTCGGCGCTCGACATCGACGAGATCGTCGCCGCCTTCATCGGCCCCTCCGTCCGCCAGCGCTTTACCGAAGGCGTGCAGGGCGCGGCTTTTGCGCTGATGACCGCCCGCGAGGCCGTCGACCCGCGCGAGGCGGCACGCGGTGTCCTCGCCGAGCATTTCGATCCGACGGCGCGGCAGTTCCTCGCCGCGCTCGGCAAGCTCTATCCGCAGGCGCCGGAGGGCGCTCTGGTCGACGCTTATCTCTTCATGGTCGGCGCACTGGTCATGACCATGGCTGCCGGCGACCGCGCGACCCGGCTCGATCAGGCGCGCGATTCCGTTCCGGTGGCCGAGAACGCCGATCTCCTGCTGCAGCGCCTGACCGGCTTCTGCGCCGCCGGCATCGACGGGCTGCTGCGGGGCCGCTGAGCTGGTCTACTAGGTCGCAGACAAGGGAGAGTGGGTCACATCATGCGCCGCGAGATCATCGAAGTTCCCGTCATCTCCGAGGCGATCCGCCGGCTCGGTGCGCCGACCTCGGCTCTGGCGCGCGCCGGCGACCTGCTTTTCACCTGCGGCATGCCGCCGATCGACACAGTGACCGGCGAGATCGTCAGCGGCGATATCGAGGTGCAGACCCGCGCCACGCTCGATGCGCTCGCCGTGACCCTGCGCCATGGCGGCTCCTCGCTCGACGCGGTCGTCAAGGCGACGATCTTCGTCACCGACCCCGCCCTGATGGCTGGCGTCAACGCGGTCTACCGGACCTATTTCACCAATGGCTTTCCGGCCCGGACCAGCGCCGCGATCCGGCCCTGGCCGCTGCCCTTCGACATCGAGATCGAATGCGTCGCGGCGATCGGCTGAGCCTGCGACTCAGCGGTCCGCCCGCGCCACCACCGTGTGCAGCAGCACGTTGAGGCCTGGTTCCAGGTCGTCCGGGGTGCAGAGCTCCTGATTGTTGTGGGTGATGCCGCCCTTGCAGGGCGAAAAGATCATCGTCGTCGGCGCATGGCGGGCGACGAAGTAGGCGTCGTGCCCGGCCTGGCTCAGGATATCGCGTGTGCGGTAGCCGAGCCCGAGCGAGGTCGATCGGACCTGCTCGATCAGCTCGTCGGCGAAGACCTTGCCGCCCCAGTTCCAGACATCGAGGATCTCGGCGGTGCAGTCGGCCCGCGCCGCCGCCTCGTGCACGGCGCGGCGCACCCGCTCGGCCATGACTGCTGCGGTTTCCGGGTCGGCATGGCGGACATCGCAGGTCGCCTGCGCCCAGTCGGAGAGGATGCCCGGCTTGTTCGGCCAGGCCACCAGCCGCGATGCCGTCGCCTTGCCGCCGCTGCCGGCATGTTCCCAGCCGAGATCGTCGACCGCCACCAGCAGGCGCGCCCCGGCGATCAGCGCGTTCCGGCGCCGCTCCATCGGCCAGGGGCCGGTATGGGCCGTTTCGCCCTTGAACTCGACCAGCATGCCGGTGCTGGCAAAGCCGCCGGTGACGACGCCGACCTGCATGCCCTCGCGATCGAGGATCGGCCCCTGCTCGATATGGAACTCGACATAGGCGTCGAGGGGATGCGGCGCCGCCTCCATCGCGCCGCGATAGCCGATGCGGTCGAGCTCCTCGCCGATCGTCCTGCCGTCGTCGTCGTGCCGGCCCAGCGCCCAGTCGAGCGCATAGGCGCCGGTGAAGCAGCCCGAACCGACCATGGGCGGCGAGAAGCGCCCGCCCTCCTCATTGGTCCAGTTGACGACCTCGAGCGGCCGCCTGGTGCGATGGCCGAGCTGGTCGAGCGTGCGGCAGACCTCGAGCCCGCCGAGCACGCCGGCGATGCCGTCGAAGCGCCCGCCATTCACCTGCGTGTCGAGATGGCTGCCGATCACCACCGGCGGCAGGCTGTCGTCCTGCCCGGCCCGGCGCGCGAAGATGTTGCCGATGCCGTCGATGCGCACGCTCAGGCCCGCCTGCCGGCACCACTCGATGAAGACGTCGCGCACCTCTCTGTCGGCATTGCCGAGCGCCAGCCGCGACAGCCCGCCCGGCCGGCCGGTGCCGATCTCGCCGGAGCGTTCGATCGTCGTCCAGAAGCGCCCGATATCGATGCGCGCAGTCGCTGGCAGACCCATGGATTCCCCCGATCTGGCGGCCAATTGGTGCCGCTTCGATCGAAGGACAATCGGGGCCGCAGCCCGCTTCTGGCAAATCGATATTGGTGATGGGTTTCTCCGGTCCGGGTGGAATGAACAGGCACACGCTCCGGTGTGTGATCGGCGCAGAAGGCGCTTGACAGGTATGCATGCCCAGTGGAATGATTATTCTATTGAATATCAAAAACGGTTTTTTTGTTTCGTTTTGAATGAAGCGCAGAGTCGGCGGCCGCGCTCGAAGTGCGTCCTCCCTTCTTCGCCATCCAGGTCGGTCGCGACGCTTCGCGGCCCGCCAAATCGCCCGACAACCGGCCGATCGCGCCCGATCGGACCGACAACGAAAGCGGGGAACATCCCCGCAAGGGAGGATGAGATGAAGCGTTTTCTCGCAGGGATGATTGCTGCCGCTGCCATCGCCGGTGCGACGCCGAGCGTCGCCCAGAGCACCAGGATCATCGTCGTCAGCCATGGCCAGGCCGCGGACCCGTTCTGGTCGGTGGTGAAGAACGGCGTCGCCAAGGCTGCCGCCGACCTCAAGGTCGCCGTCGACTACCGCGCTCCCGAGACCTTCGACATGGTCGCGATGAGCCAGCTCATCGACGCCGCGGTGAACCAGAAGCCGGCCGGTCTGGTCGTCTCGATCCCCGACGCCTCGGCGCTCGGCCCCTCCATCCAGAAGGCGGTCGCTGCCGGCATCCCGGTGATCTCGATGAATTCCGGCTCCGATGTCTCGAAGAAGCTCGGCGCCCTCTTGCATGTCGGCCAGGACGAGTTCGACGCCGGCAAGGCTGCCGGCGAGAAGCTCGCCAGTATGGGCGGCAAGGTCGGCGTCTGCGTCAATCACGAGGTCGGCAATGTCGCGCTCGATTTGCGCTGCAAGGGTTTCGCCGAAGGCTTCAAGGGCAAGGTCACGACCTTGCCGGTCTCGAATGATCCGTCCGAAATCCGCTCCAAGGTCAAGGCGGCACTCTCCGACGCCAGCGTCGATACGGTGATGGCGCTGAGCGCCTCGCTCGGCGGCGAGCCGACCCTGGCGGGCGTCAAGGAGGCCGGCAAGATCGCCAGCGTCCGCGTCGCCACCTTCGATCTCTCGGCCAACTTCCTCAAGGCGATCGTCGCGGGCGAAGCCGCCTTCGGCATCGACCAGCAGCAGTTCCTGCAGGGCTATCTGCCAGTCGCCTTCCTGGCGCTCAACGCCGAATATGGGCTCGTTCCCGGCGGCAATGTCCCCTCCGGCCCGAACCTCGTCACCAAGGAGAAGGCGGCCCAGGTCGTCGACCTCTCGGCCAAGGGCATCCGCTGAGCGTTCTGCGGCGGCGCGTCCAGCGCCGCCGCTCCCCTCCCGGACGGTTCAGAAGCTGAGGGTGCGCGCCATGACGACGTCGACCGCCGATCTCGCCACGGGTGCGTCCCGTCCCGCCGACCCGGCCGAAGAGGCCCGCGACGAGCGTCTGCGCCGCGTCTCGCTGATCGCCCGATTGATGCGCCGGCCCGAACTCGGGGCGGTCGCCGGTCTCGTCCTGGTGACCGTCTTCTTCGGGCTCACCGCCAACCCGGCGATGTTCACCCTCGCCGGGGTGATGACCGTGCTCTCGCCGGCGGCGCAGCTCGGCATCCTCGCCATCGCGGCGGCGCTGCTGATGATCGGCGGCGAGTTCGACCTTTCGATCGGCTCGATGATCGCCTTTTCCGGCCTCGTCTTCGGCGCGCTGATCGTCGTCGGCGACCTGCCGCTGCTGGCGGCGATCGTCGCGACTTTCGTCTTCGCCGGGCTGATGGGCGCGGTGAACGGGCAGATCGTCATCCGGACGCGCTTGCCCTCCTTCATCGTCACCCTCGCCTTCCTGTTCATCCTGCGCGGCCTTTCGCTGGTCGGGCTGAAATGGGCGACGGGCGGCTCGACGCAGTTGCGCGGCATCGGCGAGAAGGCGGGGCAGGGCGTGGTGCGCGAGCTCTTCTCCGGCCAGGCGCTGGAGGGGCTGTTCGCCTGGCTGGCGCAGGCCAACTGGATCGCCAAGTTTCCCAACGGCACGCCGACCGTGACCGGCGTTCCCGTCGGGGTCCTCTGGTTCCTCGCTATCGCAGCGCTTGCGACCTATGTCCTGCTGCGCACCCGCTTCGGCAACTGGATCTTCGCCGCCGGCGGCGACCCCAACGCGGCCCGCAATTCCGGCGTCCCGGTCAACCTGGTCAAGACGACGCTGTTCGTGCTGACCGCCTGCGCCGCCACGCTCGTCGCCATCCTGACCGTACTCGACGCAGGCTCGACCGATGCCCGCCGCGGCTTCCAGAAGGAGTTCGAGGCGATCATCGCTGCGGTGATCGGCGGCTGCCTTTTGACCGGGGGCTATGGCTCGGCGGTTGGTGCCTTCTTTGGCGCGATCATCTTCGGCATGGTCTCGATCGGCCTGACCTACACCAGCTTCGACAGCGACTGGTTCCAGGTCTTCCTCGGCGGCATGCTGCTGCTCGCCGTGCTGTTCAACAACTTCATCCGCCGCAAGGCGACAGGGGAGCGCTGAACATGACAAACGCAGCTCCGGAACAGGCGCCGCTCATCGAAGTCCGTGACATCGTCAAGCATTTCGGCTCGGTGATCGCGCTCTCGGGCGTCTCGCTCAAGGTCTCCTCAGGCGAGGTGCTCTGCCTGCTCGGCGACAACGGCGCCGGCAAGTCGACGCTGATCAAGACGCTGTCGGGCTGTCATAAGCCGAGCTCGGGCGAGTTCCTGGTCGAGGGCCGGCCGGTCGCCTTTTCCAGCCCGCGCGACGCGCTCGATGCCGGCATCGCCACCGTTTACCAGGATCTGGCGATGATCCCGCTGATGTCGATCACGCGGAACTTCTTCATGGGCCGCGAGCCGATCCGCGGCTTCGGCCCGCTGAAATGGATCGATTTCGATCTCGCCCATGCGGTGACCCGCGACGAGATGCACAGGATCGGCATCGATATCCGCGACCCGCATCAGGCGGTCGGCACGCTGTCCGGCGGCGAAAGGCAATGCGTCGCCATCGCCCGCGCCGTCTATTTCGGAGCCAAGGTGCTGATCCTGGACGAGCCGACCTCGGCGCTCGGCGTCGCCCAGACCTCGATGGTGCTGAAGTACATCAACCTCGTGCGCGCCAAGGGGCTGGGCGTGATCTTCATCACCCACAATGTCCGCCACGCCTATGCCGTCGGCGACCGTTTCACCGTGCTCAACCGTGGCAAGACGCTCGGGACCTACGCCAAGTCCGGTATCGCCATGGACGAGCTGCAGAACCTGATGGCCGGCGGCAAGGAATTGCAGGCGGTCTCCGAGGAGCTCGGCGGTACGGTCTGACTTCTGGCGAACATCCGATCCTTCCCTCCTCTTCACTACGGAGATTGCTCATGCGCGCGCTCGGCGTCGGCCTGATCGGCACCGGCTATATGGGCAAGTGCCATGCCCTGGCCTGGAACGCGGTCGCGCCGGTCTTCGGCGATGTGCCGCGTCCCAAGCTCGCCATGCTCTGCGAGGTCGATGAAGCGCTGGCGGCGCAGCGCGCCGGTGAGTTCGGCTTCATCGGGGCGACCGCCGACTGGAAGGCGCTGATTGCCCATCCCGATGTCGATGTCGTCTCGATCACCACGCCGAACGCTTTCCATGCGCAGATGGCAATCGCCGCGCTTGCCGCCGGCAAGCATGTTTGGTGCGAGAAGCCGATGGCGACCAGCCTCGGCGATGCTGAAGCCATGCTGGCGGCGGCGAAGGAGGCAGGCACGGTTGCGGCGCTCGGCTACAACTACATCCAGAACCCGGCGATCCGGCTGGCGCAGCGCCTGATCGCGGATGGCGCGATCGGCGCAGTCAACCATGTCCGCGTCGAGATGGACGAGGACTTCATGGCTGATGCCGGAGCACTCTTCTCCTGGAAGAGCGAGGCTGCGTCCGGCCATGGCGCGCTCGACGATTTCGGCGTGCACGCCTTCTCGCTGATCAAGGTCCTCATCGGCGAGGTCGATTCGGTGATGGCCGACATGGCCAGGCCCTATGCCGAGCGTCCGCTCGCGGCCGGTGGCAGCCGTGAGGTCGAGACGCACGACATCGCCACCCTGCTGCTGCGCCTCTCCTCCGGCGCCTCCGCGCTCGTCGCCCTCAACCGCTCGGCCTGGGGCCGCAAGGGCCGCATCGCCTTGCAGGTCTTCGGTGCGAAGGGCACGATCGCCTATGATCAGGAGCGGATGAACGAGATCGAGCTCTACACCGCCGAGAGCGCGAGCGATGTCCAGGGCTTCCGCCGCATCCTGACAGCCCCGACGCATGAGCCCTATGGCAACTTCATCCCGGCTCCCGGCCACGGGCTCGGCTTCAACGAGCTCAAGATCATCGAATGCCGCGAACTGCTGCGCGCGATCACGGGGGAACCGGCACATCTCCTCGATTTCGAGGCCGGCCTGCGCATCGAGCGCACGGTCGAGGCTGCGGCCAGGAGTTTCCGCGAGGGGCGCTGGACGACGGTTTGACTGATCGCAAAAGTGGTTCCCACTTTCGCTGGACATGCTCTAGGGGTATCGTTCGTATACGAACGAGGATCAGCGATGGCGCGACCGAGCACTGCGGCCGAGACGCCCGAACCTGCCGATGAGAGCTATGATCTCGCCGAACAGGTCGGCTTCATCATGCGCCAGGTGGCGCAGCGCCATGTCTCGATCTTCAACGAGATCATGGGCAGCGACCTGACGCCGACGCAATGGGCGGTGTTGGCGCGGCTCTATCAGGATGGCGGCTCCTCGCAGAACCTGCTCGGCCGCCAGACCGCAATGGACGCCGCCACGATCAAGGGCGTGGTCGACCGTTTGCTCAAGCGCAAGCTGGTGCAGACCAAGCCCGATCCCGAGGATGGCCGCCGGCTCATCGTCGAGCTCAGCCCGGCCGGCGTCGACTACACCCGCGAGCTCCTGCCGAAGGCTGAGACGGTCACCAAGGTGACGCTGGCCCCGCTCGCCACCAACCAGCGCGCCACGCTGATCGCCTTGCTGAAGCAGTTGCGCTGAGGCGAGGCCGCTAAAGCAAGCTGATGTTCCTCGGAACCCCGCCGTCATCCTGGACAAGCGGCGAAGCCGCGCAGCTCCGGGATCCATCATAAGGTTCCGGAGCTCTACGATGGATCCCGGGCCGAGCTTCGTTCGCCCAGATGACGATGAGAGCTTTAGCCGATCACGTAGCAGTCGCAGCTCTCAGCCATCGCCGTCGCTTCATCGAGATCGCTCGATGCGCTGGCGTGGATGACAAAAAGCGGATCGCCCACCGCGACCCGATCGCCGACATGACGGCGCAGGTCGATGCCCGCCGCCTTGTCGAAGGGCGCACCGGCGCGCCGGGCGATGCCGGCGACCGCCCAGCCATCGATCTCGCTGACCGTGCCGGCCTTGGGCGAGCGCACCGTATGGACAAGCAGACCGGGCGCGACCGGCGGCTCGCGCCGACCCTGCGCATCGATGATCCGCTCGAAGGCGGTGCGTGCCGCGCCGGAGCGCAGCAGCTCCTCTGCCCGTGCACGCCCGGCCGCGACCGAGCCGACCGCCGGGTCCCAGCCGAGGATGCGGCTGGCGAAGAACAGCGCTTTCTCGACCAGGTCGGTCGGCGCCTGCGGGTCGTTGTCGAGCACCCAGCCGACGTCGCGGCATTCCAGCGCCGGGCCGATGCCGCGCCCGATCGGGCGGCTGCCGTCGGTCGGGAAGGCTTTGACCACGAGGCCGAGCCCGGCTCCGACCGTCTCGAACAGTTTCGCGAGTTCGGCGGCCTCCGCCCCGCTTTTCAGCTTGGTGCGCGGGCCATAGGGGAGGTCGACGATGACATGGGTCGAGCCTGCGGTGAGCTTCTTCGACAGGATCGAGGCGACCGACCAGCGGTTCGAATCGATCCCAAGCGGCCGCGTGATCGCGTTCATCACATCGTCGACGACGGAATGGTTCAATCGCCCGTTCCAGGCGATGCAGCCACGCGCCGTCTCGACACAGGCGCGCAACTCGGCCGGATTGAGCTCGACGCGCGCGAGCGCTTCCATCGCATCGGCCGTGCCGGCCGCCGAGGTGATGGCGCGCGATGAGGTCTTCGGCATCAGGAAGGCGCCGTGCGCCGCTACGATCGGCACCACGATCAGCGTGATCCGGCTGCCGGGGATGCCGCCCATCGAATGCTTGTCGACGACGATCTTGTCTGGCCAGGTGATCTTCTGCGCGAAGCGCGTGCGTACCCGCGCCAGCGCGACGACCTCCTTGTCGGAGAGCTTTTGCGTCGCCGCGACCAGGAAGGCCGCGACTTCGCCATCGGGATAGCGCGCCTCGACGATGTCGCGGATCAGCGTGTGGTACTGCTCTTCCGAGAGCTCGCCGCCCTGGATCTTGCGGGTCAGCGCGGCGCGGCTCTCGGGCGAAGGCGTGCGCCGGAGCGTGACCTCGCTACCCTCGGGCAAGCCGAGCTCGTCGAAAGCCTCGGCCGAGAGGCCGATCTCGTCGCCGGCGAGCAGCGAGGGCAGGTCGATCACCTGCACGTCCGAGCGGGTGCTGGCCGTGGCTCCCGAAATCTCGATCCGGCCCGGCCCGAGATAGTCGAAGCCGTTGACGATCTCGCCCTTGGCCGGGAGATAGGCGCAATGCGCTCTGCCTGCGAAGAGCGGCAGCCGGCGCAGCCGCATCGTGTTGGCGGCCGCCTCGACCGCGGCGATGAAGCGCTCGACGCCGATCTCGACGCTCTGGTCGTTGCAGATCGTCGCCGCCCTGATCCCTTCCGGGCGGGGCTCGACCGTGCGCGACAGGCGCTTTTCGATCGCTTCGCCACTCTCGCGCCCGCGCCCGGCGATGCGGGCGGCGAGCACTTCGGGCGGCGCGGTCACCTCGACGACGACGAAGCGCGGCAGGCTGTTGGCGAGCGCCGCGATTGTGGCGCGCGAGCCGTTGGCGATGACATTGCGGCCGGCCTCGACCAGGCGCTTGAGTTCGGCCGGCAGGCCGTAGCGCAGGCCATGGGCGCCCCAGGTGATCAGGAAGTCGCCCTTGGCCTCGCGCGCATCGAAGGCCTCGTCCGTCGCCGCGTCGTGATCCTCGCCCGGCGAGCCGGCCGGGCGGGTGACGACGCGACGCGCGAAGACATAGCGGCCGGTCGGCTCCAGCAGGGCGCGGGCGCCGTCGATCAGCGAGTCCTTGCCGGCCCCGCTCGGGCCGACGACGAGGAAGAAGGTACCGGGCCGCATCGTCGCTCAGGCTTCGTCGAGGCCGATATCCACCGCCGGCGCCGATTGGGTGATCTTGCTGGTCGAGATGTAGTCGACGCCGGTCCTGGAGATCGGGCCGATCGTGTCGATGTTGATGCCGCCGGAGGCTTCGACCTTGGCGCGGCCGGCGATCAGCTCAACTGCCTTTGTCATGTCTGCGACCGACATGTTGTCGAGCATGATCACGTCGGCGCCGGCCTTGGCGGCCTCCTCGACCTGCTCGAGCCGGTCGCATTCGACCTCGAGCTTGGTCAGCACCGGCAGCTTCTTGCGGGCGCGCTCGACGGCGGCGGTGATGCTGCCGCAGACGGCGATGTGGTTGTCCTTGATCATCACACCGTTATCGAGGCCGAGGCGGTGATTGAGGCCGCCGCCGCAGGTCACGGCGTGCTTTTCCATCATGCGCAGGCCCGGCGTGGTCTTGCGGGTGTCGATCAGGCGCGCCTTGCTGCCGGCCATGGCGGCGGCATAGCGGGCGGTCTCGTTGGCGATGCCGGAGAGGCGCTGGGCGATGTTGAGCGCGGTGCGCTCGGCGGTGAGCACGCTGCGGGCGGCGCCCTCGATCTCGACGAGGATCGCGCCCTTCTCGACCTTGTCGCCGTCCTTGACCAGCAGCGTCACCTTGAGTTCGGGATCGTAGCGCTTGAACACCCGGGCTGCGATCTCGACGCCGGCCACGATCATCGGCTCGCGGGCGTTCATCTGGAACTTGCCGGTCTCGCCGGGCTCGATCATCACCTGGACGGTGAGGTCGCAGGCGCCGATGTCCTCGATCAGCCAATGGTCGATCAGGCGATCCGTGGCGAAGCTGTCATACATGGCAGGCCCTCTCTCCCGCGGCGACGCCGCTCGAAACATGTTTGTATGCAAACAATAGCAGCGGGGAAATTTGGCTGTCAATGCGCCATCAAAGCCGTGCTTGCAACCGGCAATCGCGTCATGGCGAGGTCATCTCCGCCGGGTAGAATCATGCTTCGGTGCCGCTGCAAGTAATCTTGTATGCAAGAATTGCCGGCCGTAGCTTTCTTCCCGCCGACGGACCAGCGCTGGCTTGGCCGCGCCGGCTGAGAACGTGGGCCAATCCTGAGATCGGGCGTAGAGTGGCAGCCGTCCCGCGCCTCGCCGCTGTCTTGACTTGGTCTAAGAGGCGCGCCAGTATCGTTTGTACACAAACAAAATCAGAACACCCGCTTTGCGGCGAGGATCAAGCATGGCGCTGGACGAAGCGAGCCCGGTCGCGGACGACAAGATCCGTTGTGACGCCTGCCCGGTGATGTGCTTCATCAAGCCCGGCGCTGTCGGCGCCTGCGACCGCTATGGCAACATCGAGGGCGAGCTGGTGCGGATGGAGCCGCATGTCGTGCTCGAGCGCACGCTGGAACACGGCGGCGAGATCGTTCCCTTCGCCGGATCGCGCGAATGGGAAGGCGAAATCGTACACCAGCAGGGCACCTTCATCACCGCGATCGGCGCCGGCACGACCTATCCCGACTACAAGCCGGCCCCGTTCATCGTCTCGTCCGAGGTCGACGGCGTCGACATGGTCACCGTCGTGACCGAGGGCATCTTCAGCTATTGCGGCGTCAAGGTGAAGATCGACACCGACCGCTTCCTCGGCCCCGAGCAGGCGACGGTTCGGGTCGAGGGCGAGGCGATCGGCCACGTCACCACCGGCGAATACGGCTCGCAGATGCTCTCGCTCGGCGGTGTCCACCATCTCACCGGCGGTTCGAAGAAGGAGGGCCGCGTCACCTGCGACGCGCTGCTCCAGCTCAGCAACGGCAAGGCGGTCGAGCTCACCATCGACGGCGGCGAGAGCGTGATCGTCCAAGCCGGCAAGCCGCCGATCGTCAACGGCATCC
This sequence is a window from Bosea vestrisii. Protein-coding genes within it:
- a CDS encoding Zn-dependent hydrolase — translated: MGLPATARIDIGRFWTTIERSGEIGTGRPGGLSRLALGNADREVRDVFIEWCRQAGLSVRIDGIGNIFARRAGQDDSLPPVVIGSHLDTQVNGGRFDGIAGVLGGLEVCRTLDQLGHRTRRPLEVVNWTNEEGGRFSPPMVGSGCFTGAYALDWALGRHDDDGRTIGEELDRIGYRGAMEAAPHPLDAYVEFHIEQGPILDREGMQVGVVTGGFASTGMLVEFKGETAHTGPWPMERRRNALIAGARLLVAVDDLGWEHAGSGGKATASRLVAWPNKPGILSDWAQATCDVRHADPETAAVMAERVRRAVHEAAARADCTAEILDVWNWGGKVFADELIEQVRSTSLGLGYRTRDILSQAGHDAYFVARHAPTTMIFSPCKGGITHNNQELCTPDDLEPGLNVLLHTVVARADR
- a CDS encoding 3-keto-5-aminohexanoate cleavage protein, encoding MSKVIITCAITGGIHTPTMSDHLPITPDEIASQAIAAAEAGAAILHLHARDPKDGRPTPDPAVFMEFLPRIKQATDAVVNITTGGGLTMTVEERLAAPLKAAPEMCSLNMGSMNFALHPLAEKYSDWKHPWEQPYLAGTKDFIFRNTFGDIERIYKLLGEGHGTKFEHECYDVGHLYNLAHCLDRGWFRPPVFLQLIFGILGGIGADLENLMFMKRTADKLFGKDYHWSVLAAGRHQMAFCTQAAMLGGNVRVGLEDSLFIGKGKLATSNAEQVAKIRRIVEELGYEIATPEEARATLGLKGGDRVNF
- a CDS encoding cyclase family protein, which codes for MLPGRLVDLSIPLENDVPADPPFQKVRIDYRTHEATATDIAAAFPGLKPEQLPDGMGWAVELATISTHNGTHVDAPWHYHPTQDGGAPALRIDECPLDWFLQPGVKLDFRHLPDGHVVSPAEIDAELARIGHRLSPLEIVIANTRAGARYGEADYVDSGCGFGREATLHLVRQGIKVVGTDGWSWDAPFSHTARRFAETGDASLIWEGHKAGREAGYCQIEKLHNLEALPATGFTISCLPVKVRNGSAGWTRAVAILPA
- a CDS encoding ABC transporter permease → MTTSTADLATGASRPADPAEEARDERLRRVSLIARLMRRPELGAVAGLVLVTVFFGLTANPAMFTLAGVMTVLSPAAQLGILAIAAALLMIGGEFDLSIGSMIAFSGLVFGALIVVGDLPLLAAIVATFVFAGLMGAVNGQIVIRTRLPSFIVTLAFLFILRGLSLVGLKWATGGSTQLRGIGEKAGQGVVRELFSGQALEGLFAWLAQANWIAKFPNGTPTVTGVPVGVLWFLAIAALATYVLLRTRFGNWIFAAGGDPNAARNSGVPVNLVKTTLFVLTACAATLVAILTVLDAGSTDARRGFQKEFEAIIAAVIGGCLLTGGYGSAVGAFFGAIIFGMVSIGLTYTSFDSDWFQVFLGGMLLLAVLFNNFIRRKATGER
- a CDS encoding ATP-binding cassette domain-containing protein, whose product is MTNAAPEQAPLIEVRDIVKHFGSVIALSGVSLKVSSGEVLCLLGDNGAGKSTLIKTLSGCHKPSSGEFLVEGRPVAFSSPRDALDAGIATVYQDLAMIPLMSITRNFFMGREPIRGFGPLKWIDFDLAHAVTRDEMHRIGIDIRDPHQAVGTLSGGERQCVAIARAVYFGAKVLILDEPTSALGVAQTSMVLKYINLVRAKGLGVIFITHNVRHAYAVGDRFTVLNRGKTLGTYAKSGIAMDELQNLMAGGKELQAVSEELGGTV
- a CDS encoding TetR/AcrR family transcriptional regulator codes for the protein MSAMPTRDRILDAAERLFAERGGADGASMRDLAAAAGVRLSQLSYHFGSKEALYRAVFARRAHALALARAQALGEALARSALDIDEIVAAFIGPSVRQRFTEGVQGAAFALMTAREAVDPREAARGVLAEHFDPTARQFLAALGKLYPQAPEGALVDAYLFMVGALVMTMAAGDRATRLDQARDSVPVAENADLLLQRLTGFCAAGIDGLLRGR
- a CDS encoding RidA family protein is translated as MRREIIEVPVISEAIRRLGAPTSALARAGDLLFTCGMPPIDTVTGEIVSGDIEVQTRATLDALAVTLRHGGSSLDAVVKATIFVTDPALMAGVNAVYRTYFTNGFPARTSAAIRPWPLPFDIEIECVAAIG
- a CDS encoding sugar ABC transporter substrate-binding protein is translated as MKRFLAGMIAAAAIAGATPSVAQSTRIIVVSHGQAADPFWSVVKNGVAKAAADLKVAVDYRAPETFDMVAMSQLIDAAVNQKPAGLVVSIPDASALGPSIQKAVAAGIPVISMNSGSDVSKKLGALLHVGQDEFDAGKAAGEKLASMGGKVGVCVNHEVGNVALDLRCKGFAEGFKGKVTTLPVSNDPSEIRSKVKAALSDASVDTVMALSASLGGEPTLAGVKEAGKIASVRVATFDLSANFLKAIVAGEAAFGIDQQQFLQGYLPVAFLALNAEYGLVPGGNVPSGPNLVTKEKAAQVVDLSAKGIR